A part of Sebastes fasciatus isolate fSebFas1 chromosome 10, fSebFas1.pri, whole genome shotgun sequence genomic DNA contains:
- the n4bp3 gene encoding NEDD4-binding protein 3-A encodes MATSVQTLPLTRGPNKNYRNPLPLSSRCGMGSVGSLVERPDLSPTKGSRAVPQVRPKQTNGLLKKGFTQRELLNYLNITRKEPKASASSDGKKDVIPGLSSASGREDDNLYAKVYNKDGTEVDLTKNSLPSGGKYEKARLRSAFKPVTPKNFSSMQNLYPSYKSEDVDHGLSNGLHKAYAHVPKAVSTSSSSSSPSRHGAPTSSGNKALSSVRGMSQEDDNLSDSGHNSMNSLPPYRPPFRPHLSHISASMGHINTIGSLDRTSLGQKAAGAGGVAIGEMACRSMATLSRLAPYGGEAPPPYEWTLSLSVEEVVRDLEERLVEKEHELKQMKRNLDESEGAIAQVFEGKQRLWEKEVDELKHLYAIKLRQVSQHAQRSQRSLQLQLFKAQQEKNRLQEELDNLNKERSQEAGATVKRTSPTLEETQWEVCQKSGEISLLKQQLRDSQAEVTQKLSDIFQLKTQLRETCTDMRNREGQIDALKLVLQGTQRRRCSSQTAHEDGKGAEESPPAGATGGCGGPTEERLRAELLLERRQSEAQATAFEEERRTWQTEKDKVIRYQKELQASYLEMYHRNEALEREVHQLRAGGERGGGGGSRNGTLEREVPELRSERASEKQDDRPSSGLPWIERIESSEI; translated from the exons ATGGCAACCTCAGTCCAGACTCTTCCTCTGACCCGTGGCCCCAACAAAAACTACCGCAACCCGTTGCCCCTCTCGTCCCGCTGCGGCATGGGAAGTGTCGGCAGCTTGGTGGAGAGGCCAGACTTGTCTCCGACTAAAGGCAGCCGAGCAGTGCCGCAGGTGAGACCCAAACAGACCAACGGCCTCCTGAAAAAAGGCTTCACCCAAAGAGAGCTACTCAACTACCTCAACATCACCAG AAAAGAGCCAAAAGCAAGCGCAAGCAGTGACGGTAAGAAGGACGTTATCCCTGGCCTCAGCTCTGCCAGCGGTCGCGAGGACGACAACTTATACGCCAAGGTCTACAATAAAGACGGCACCGAAGTAGATCTGACAAAGAACTCACTGCCAAGTGGGGGCAAGTACGAAAAG GCTCGTTTAAGGTCCGCCTTCAAGCCCGTCACCCCCAAAAATTTCAGCTCCATGCAAAACCTCTATCCCTCTTACAAGTCGGAGGATGTGGACCACGGTCTCTCCAACGGGCTGCACAAAGCCTACGCCCATGTCCCCAAAGCTgtctccacctcttcctcctcttcctcaccctcCCGTCACGGAGCACCGACATCCAGTGGTAACAAG GCCCTCTCCTCGGTGCGTGGGATGAGCCAGGAGGATGATAACCTGTCAGACTCGGGCCATAACTCCATGAACAGCCTGCCGCCGTACCGGCCTCCCTTCCGCCCACACCTGTCTCACATCAG TGCGTCTATGGGCCACATCAACACCATCGGCTCCCTGGACCGCACCTCTCTGGGCCAGAAGGCTGCAGGAGCAGGGGGCGTGGCTATAGGAGAGATGGCGTGTCGGAGCATGGCGACTCTTAGCCGTCTGGCTCCATATGGAGGGGAGGCTCCACCTCCTTATGAATGGACACTCTCCCTGTCTGTAGAGGAGGTG GTCCGGGATCTTGAGGAGCGCCTGGTGGAGAAAGAGCATGAGCTGAAACAGATGAAAAGAAACCTGGATGAGAGCGAGGGCGCCATCGCTCAG GTGTTTGAAGGGAAACAGCGTCTGTGGGAGAAGGAGGTGGATGAGCTGAAACACCTGTATGCCATCAAGCTGCGTCAGGTTTCCCAGCATGCTCAGCGCTCCCAGCGCAGCCTGCAGTTGCAGCTGTTCAAGGCCCAGCAGGAGAAGAACCGACTGCAAGAGGAGCTTGACAACCTGAATAAGGAAAGGAGCCAGGAGGCTGGAGCCACGGTGAAGCGAACCAGTCCCACTCTGGAGGAGACGCAGTGGGAG GTTTGCCAGAAGTCAGGAGAGATCTCCTTGTTGAAGCAGCAGCTGAGGGACTCCCAGGCGGAGGTGACCCAGAAGCTGAGTGATATCTTCCAGCTGAAGACGCAGCTCAGGGAGACCTGCACAGATATGCGCAACAGGGAGGGCCAGATAGACGCACTGAAGCTCGTCCTGCAGGGGACACAGCGTCGCAGATGCTCCTCTCAGACTGCACACGAGGATGGAaaaggagctgaagagagtccTCCAGCCGGGGCTACAG GAGGCTGCGGGGGCCCCACGGAGGAGCGTCTGCGCGCAGAGCTCCTGCTGGAGCGACGCCAGAGCGAGGCCCAGGCCACGGCTTTCGAGGAGGAGAGGCGGACATGGCAGACAGAGAAGGACAAGGTCATCCGCTACCAGAAGGAGCTGCAGGCCAGCTACTTAGAGATGTACCACCGCAATGAAGCGCTGGAGAGGGAAGTGCACCAGCTGAGGGCGGGCggagagcgaggaggaggaggagggagcagaAATGGGACACTGGAAAGAGAAGTGCCAGAACTGAGGAGTGAGAGAGCGAGTGAAAAACAAGACGACAGACCTTCCTCTGGTTTGCCGTGGATAGAGAGAATTGAATCGTCTGAGATTTAA